One part of the Prunus persica cultivar Lovell chromosome G5, Prunus_persica_NCBIv2, whole genome shotgun sequence genome encodes these proteins:
- the LOC18776620 gene encoding LOW QUALITY PROTEIN: kinesin-like protein KIN-14P (The sequence of the model RefSeq protein was modified relative to this genomic sequence to represent the inferred CDS: deleted 2 bases in 1 codon; substituted 1 base at 1 genomic stop codon), with translation MSEPSAALMHHVGHKFHEVFQMKQGCYADLPAAKISEMMKPNSLDNAPTQSLLSVVNGILDESVERKSGEIPHRVACLLRKVVQEIERRISTQAEHLRTQNNLFKAREEKYQSRVKVLEALASGTSEESQLVMNHHLQQIKNERTRLEAKKKIDDEDVIRLLKEKDQSNLEISGLKQELDIAKKTYDLRCLQMETEAKGARAELERRVKELERLLEESKNKVKELEANSESKYQLCKAALEGRIKELEGFLAESRNKVNELETNSESKYQFSKAELEERIKELERLLADSRNEVKQLVANAKSKCKSWNKKEHACYSFMDFQLGSLKELRLSSESIKHEILKAGQSYTVEFNQLGVRLQALADASENYHALLGENRKLFNEIQDLKGNIRVYCRIRPFLPGQREKRTSVEHVGENGELVVADRSKPGKEGHRLFKFNKVFGSDATQAEVYSDTQPLIRSVLDGYNVCIFAYGQTGSGKTYTMTGPNSSTKENWGVNYRALNDLFDISQRRKSSITYEIGVQMVEIYNEQVRDLLSGDGTQKKLGIMTHSQPNGLAVPDASMHPVKSTSDVIQLMGLGLKNRVVSATALNERSSRSHSVVTVHVRGMDLKTGSALIGNLHLVDLAGSERVDRSEVIGDRLKEAQHINKSLSALGDVIFALSQKSSHVPYRNSKLTQVLQSSLGGQAKTLMFVQLNPETSSYSESLSTLKFAERVAGVELGAARSNKEGRDVRELMEQVASLKDTIAKKDGEIERLLKNDVHGEKRGTGSFRYESSHPSRVSRGGTTPKXSQTPLSGKGLGLKAASDPEKCVLYSHKHSEAELQKSMHDIKHQNDFLRQSKVAGGDIGQHKHADAEMLAFGDADSEEKLSDMSDGGLSAGTETDGSADSMNYPESAKSDNSERPKRLSRIPRPSLKPGQTSTSLASGSKSSPKVPPGLRKSNSSSSLKPSSRRWQ, from the exons ATGTCAG AGCCATCAGCTGCACTAATGCATCACGTTGGACATAAGTTCCACGAGGTGTTTCAGATGAAGCAAGGATGCTATGCTGATCTTCCTGCtgcaaaaatttcagaaatgaTGAAACCCAACAGTTTAGAT AACGCGCCAACTCAGTCACTTTTGAGTGTTGTAAATGGAATTCTTGATGAAAGTGTTGAAAGAAAGAGCGGTGAAATACCTCAT CGTGTGGCTTGTCTTCTGAGAAAAGTTGTCCAGGAGATTGAGCGACGTATATCAACTCAAGCAGAGCATTTAAGAACT CAAAACAACCTTTTTAAGGCTCGTGAAGAGAAATACCAGTCAAGAGTCAAAGTACTTGAAGCCCTTGCTTCCGGTACAAGTGAAGAAAGCCAG CTCGTCATGAACCACCATCTTCAGCAAATTAAG AATGAGAGAACCAGATTGgaagcaaagaagaaaatcgATGATGAGGATGTGATCAGATTGCTGAAAGAGAAGGATCAGAGCAACCTTGAAATTTCAGGTTTAAAGCAAGAGTTGGATATAGCCAAAAAGACATATGACTTGCGTTGCTTGCAAATGGAGACAGAAGCTAAAGGCGCTAGAGCAGAACTTGAAC GGAGAGTAAAAGAACTTGAACGTCTCTTGGAAGAGTCAAAGAATAAGGTGAAAGAGCTTGAGGCGAATTCTGAGTCTAAATATCAGCTTTGTAAGGCAGCGCTTGAAGGGAGAATAAAGGAACTTGAAGGTTTCCTGGCAGAGTCAAGGAATAAGGTGAATGAGCTTGAGACAAATTCTGAGTCAAAATATCAGTTTTCTAAAGCAGAGCTTGAAGAGAGAATAAAAGAACTTGAACGCCTCTTGGCAGATTCAAGGAATGAGGTGAAACAACTTGTGGCAAATGCAAAGTCAAAATGTAAAAGTTGGAACAAGAAAGAGCACGCTTGCTATAGCTTTATGGATTTTCAACTTGGTTCATTgaag GAACTGAGATTATCTTCGGAGTCCATTAAGCATGAAATTTTGAAGGCAGGACAAAGTTACACGGTGGAATTTAATCAATTAG GAGTGAGGCTTCAAGCGTTAGCAGATGCTTCTGAGAACTATCATGCACTCCTTGGTGAAAATAGGAAGTTATTTAACGAAATTCAGGATCTCAAAG GAAACATTAGAGTGTATTGTCGAATAAGGCCATTTCTTCCGGGACAGAGAGAAAAACGGACATCGGTAGAACATGTTGGTGAAAATGGGGAACTGGTAGTTGCAGACCGCTCCAAACCAGGGAAAGAGGGTCATCGATTGTTTAAGTTTAATAAGGTCTTTGGTTCAGATGCAACTCAAG CGGAGGTATACTCTGACACACAACCGTTGATTCGATCCGTGCTTGATGGATATAATGTTTGTATTTTTGCTTATGGTCAAACTGGATCTGGGAAAACTTACACAATG ACTGGTCCTAATTCCTCAACTAAAGAGAACTGGGGGGTCAATTATCGAGCCTTAAATGACCTTTTTGACATCTCACAACGTAGAAAAAGCTCCATCACCTATGAAATTGGAGTTCAAATGGTTGAAATATATAACGAACAAGTGCGCGATTTACTATCCGGAGATGGTACTCAGAAAAA ACTTGGGATTATGACACACTCTCAACCGAATGGGTTAGCTGTGCCAGATGCTAGCATGCACCCTGTCAAATCAACCTCGGATGTGATACAATTAATGGGTTTGGGACTTAAGAACAGAGTTGTTAGTGCCACTGCCCTAAACGAAAGAAGTAGTCGCTCCCATAG TGTTGTTACTGTTCATGTACGCGGGATGGATTTGAAGACTGGTTCTGCTTTGATTGGTAATCTTCATCTTGTAGATCTCGCTGGAAGCGAAAGAGTGGACCGCTCAGAGGTAATTGGAGATAGGCTAAAGGAAGCACAACACATAAACAAATCTCTATCTGCACTTGGAGATGTCATATTTGCTCTTTCACAAAAGAGCTCTCATGTACCATACAGAAATAGCAAGCTTACTCAAGTCCTTCAAAGTTCTCTCG GTGGGCAAGCAAAAACGCTTATGTTTGTGCAGCTTAATCCTGAAACAAGTTCATATTCTGAAAGTTTAAGTACTCTAAAGTTTGCTGAGAGGGTTGCTGGAGTTGAGCTGGGGGCTGCACGAAGCAACAAAGAGGGCAGGGATGTTAGAGAATTAATGGAACAG GTGGCATCTCTCAAAGACACTATTGCTAAGAAGGATGGCGAGATCGAACGGTTGCTAAAAAATGATGTCCACGGTGAGAAGCGTGGGACAGGCTCGTTTAGGTATGAATCTTCCCATCCAAGCAGAGTTTCTAGAGGCGGGACTACTCCTAAGTGAAGCCAAACACCGTTAAGTGGGAAGGGCTTAGGACTTAAGGCAGCTTCTGATCCTGAAAAA TGTGTTTTGTACAGTCATAAGCATTCTGAAGCTGAGCTCCAGAAGTCCATGCATGACATTAAACACCAAAATGATTTTCTCCGGCAATCAAAGGTTGCCGGAGGTGATATAGGTCAGCATAAACATGCAGATGCTGAGATGTTAGCATTTGGAGATGCAGATAGTGAGGAGAAATTAAGTGACATGTCTGACGGTGGTCTTTCTGCTGGAACAGAAACTGACGGCTCTGCAGACAGCATGAATTACCCTGAAAGTGCAAAATCTGATAACTCGGAAAG GCCTAAAAGGCTTAGTAGGATTCCGCGACCGTCACTAAAACCAGGACAAACTTCAACATCTCTAGCATCAGGATCAAAGAGCTCTCCCAAGGTACCACCAG GCTTAAGAAAAAGTAACAGCTCTTCTTCACTGAAGCCTTCTTCCAGAAGATGGCAATAA
- the LOC18776262 gene encoding lysM domain-containing GPI-anchored protein 1 isoform X1, translated as MMRSNQLEQLLVFIFILSPTLLVLVTHAKSTIEACSSSDSCTSLLSYIVPWDSKFSEIAYRFQVNVFDVLAANSINLTIPSPGNQILQAKSLLKIPNSCACVDGIRRSIIAYTVKAADSLDLISQGYGGLVSAEQIRTMNGIGPKNPLTSGQSIMIQLPCTCFNNTNNGVASVYMSYVVQSGESLSSIGLEFGATLMELVSINGLDQPRVDPGDTLAIPFSACSSANLNWYNESLIVPNGSTALTANDCIKCFCRPSSLKLHCSPSGIVGPCSHLQCKESDLFIGDVSIQQNAIGCNVSTCLYRGHNGRKIFRSLENSTHANCSADGEDYSAGSAEQSPNPIVPCISLSPSPLPSAHPPMGVSAYGPSSTHNPNIPNYSTLLTHAPSYSLLVVLFFFL; from the exons ATGATGAGATCAAACCAGCTTGAGCAACTTCTTGTTTTCATCTTCATTCTTTCCCCAACACTGCTAGTACTAGTAACACATGCCAAGTCCACAATAGAAGCATGCTCCTCTTCAGACTCCTGcacctctcttctctcctacATTGTCCCTTGGGACTCAAAATTCTCTGAGATTGCTTACCGCTTCCAAGTCAATGTCTTTGATGTCTTGGCTGCAAACTCCATTAACTTGACCATTCCATCACCAGGCAACCAAATTCTGCAGGCAAAATCTCTGCTCAAAATTCCCAATTCGTGTGCTTGCGTGGATGGGATCAGACGGTCTATAATAGCCTACACTGTGAAGGCAGCTGACAGCTTGGATCTGATATCACAAGGGTATGGGGGGCTTGTTAGTGCAGAACAAATTAGGACCATGAATGGGATTGGTCCCAAGAATCCATTGACGAGCGGGCAGAGCATTATGATACAGTTGCCATGTACGTGCTTTAACAATACCAACAATGGGGTTGCCTCTGTGTACATGTCATATGTGGTGCAGAGTGGGGAGAGCTTGAGCAGCATTGGACTGGAATTTGGCGCAACTTTGATGGAGTTGGTGAGCATCAACGGCCTCGATCAACCGCGGGTCGATCCCGGAGACACATTGGCTATTCCATTTTCAG CATGTTCATCAGCAAATCTGAACTGGTACAATGAGAGCTTAATAGTTCCAAATGGTTCAACCGCCTTAACTGCCAACGACTGCATAAAGTGCTTCTGCAGACCAAGCAGTCTCAa GTTGCATTGTTCTCCATCCGGCATTGTCGGCCCATGCTCTCATCTGCAGTGCAAAGAATCTGATCTTTTCATTGGCGATGTGTCTATCCAACAAAATGCTATTGGTTGTAATGTCAGCACATGTCTGTATCGAGGCCACAATGGCCGCAAGATTTTCAGGAG TTTGGAAAATTCTACTCATGCCAACTGCTCAG CAGATGGAGAAGATTACAGCGCAGGGTCAGCAGAGCAATCTCCAAATCCTATAGTTCCATGTATATCACTATCTCCATCACCATTGCCATCTGCTCATCCACCTATGGGAGTAAGTGCTTATGGTCCTAGCAGCACACACAACCCAAACATTCCTAATTACAGCACATTGCTTACTCATGCTCCATCCTACAGTTTGTTGgttgttctctttttcttcttgtaa
- the LOC18776874 gene encoding zinc finger protein CONSTANS-LIKE 6 has translation MITEKKAANAVGGNTARACDSCLIKRARWFCAADDAFLCQRCDGSVHSANQLASRHERVKLQAASSKSNQSTLLAADQSPPAWHKGFTRKARTPRHNNKPPFMAKDDKEKVSLNPPLPFVPEIGCEEANYMDDDEENEDLEQLLYRVPIYDPFAAELCNMSSHEVGNSTSAINLDDEVTEMGRGNHHEVGDDDEENNNNNYGGNELDNLPGFLPSDMELAEFAADVENLIGGGLDDEDSGDIKGVLGLLDDSKLEGNGGVDVCMKNVDINEDRKAVKVEEEAEGMEFNPSMLDWNSDYELRLSSSPLPMGGEEEKVVFLMGARSSDEVALMDNKQMMMKRKICLRLDYEAIITAWANQGSPWTTGTRPELNPDDGWLDCMGMRGSDQIHQPHGHGESARCVGGRGDDRGREARVSRYREKRRTRLFSKKIRYEVRKLNAEKRPRMKGRFVKRTSSSNFVGSSSSNSSKTAAAAFPYLIHQ, from the exons ATGATCACAGAAAAGAAAGCTGCAAATGCCGTGGGAGGCAACACAGCTAGAGCTTGTGATAGCTGTCTGATTAAACGTGCTCGATGGTTTTGTGCTGCTGATGATGCTTTTCTTTGCCAAAGATGTGATGGCTCAGTGCACTCAGCAAACCAGTTAGCAAGCAGACACGAGAGGGTTAAGCTCCAAGCTGCATCTTCCAAATCCAATCAGTCGACTCTACTGGCCGCGGACCAATCTCCACCGGCTTGGCACAAGGGGTTCACACGCAAGGCACGAACTCCACGCCACAATAATAAGCCTCCATTCATGGCCAAAGATGATAAAGAGAAAGTAAGTTTAaaccctcctcttcctttcgTGCCGGAGATTGGATGCGAAGAAGCTAATTacatggatgatgatgaggagaaTGAAGATCTAGAGCAGCTTCTGTATAGGGTCCCAATCTATGACCCTTTTGCAGCTGAGCTTTGCAACATGTCAAGTCATGAAGTTGGGAATAGCACCAGTGCCATTAATCTTGATGATGAGGTAACTGAGATGGGAAGGGGAAACCATCATGAagttggtgatgatgatgaggagaacaataataataattatggaGGAAATGAGCTGGATAATTTGCCAGGCTTTCTACCATCAGATATGGAGCTCGCTGAGTTTGCTGCAGATGTTGAGAACCTGATTGGTGGAGGACTTGATGATGAAGATTCTGGTGACATCAAAGGAGTATTGGGACTATTAGATGATAGcaaattagaaggaaatggGGGTGTGGATGTTTGCATGAAGAATGTTGACATAAATGAAGACAGGAAAGCAGTGAAGGTTGAAGAGGAAGCTGAAGGAATGGAATTCAATCCATCAATGCTGGATTGGAACTCGGATTATGAACTTAGattatcatcatcaccattgCCAATGGGTGGTGAGGAGGAGAAGGTGGTCTTCCTCATGGGAGCTCGGAGTAGTGATGAGGTGGCACTAATGGATAACAAgcagatgatgatgaagaggaAGATATGTTTGAGGCTTGATTACGAGGCAATCATCACTGCCTGGGCAAACCAAGGCTCTCCATGGACGACTGGAACTCGACCGGAGCTTAACCCAGACGATGGCTGGCTAGACTGCATG GGTATGCGGGGGAGTGATCAAATTCATCAGCCACATGGACATGGAGAGAGTGCAAGATGTGTAGGTGGAAGAGGTGATGACCGAGGAAGAGAAGCAAGGGTTTCAAGGTACAGAGAGAAGCGAAGGACACGATtgttttcaaagaaaataagataCGAAGTAAGGAAGCTGAACGCAGAGAAGAGGCCTAGGATGAAAGGTCGATTTGTTAAGAGGACAAGCAGCTCCAACTTTGTGGGCAGTAGTTCTAGTAATAGTAGTAAGACTGCAGCAGCTGCATTTCCCTACCTCATCCATCAATAG
- the LOC18777616 gene encoding NADH dehydrogenase [ubiquinone] 1 beta subcomplex subunit 10-B: MGRRKGVVDFDESPPDDFDPANPYKDPVAMLEMREHIVREKWIDIEKAKIIREKLRWCYRIEGINHLQKCRHLVQQYLESTRGIGWGKDHRPHEFHGPKVEAVEAD, encoded by the exons ATGGGGAGGAGGAAGGGAGTTGTGGACTTCGACGAGTCGCCGCCGGATGACTTCGATCCGGCGAATCCGTACAAGGACCCGGTGGCGATGCTGGAGATGAGGGAGCACATAGTGCGAGAGAAGTGGATCGACATAGAGAAGGCCAAGATCATCAGAGAGAAACTCCGCTGGTGCTACCGCATCGAAGGCATCAACCACCTCCAGAAGTGCCGCCACCTCGTCCAGCAGTACCTCGAGTCGACTCGCGGCATCGGTTGGGGCAAGGACCATCGTCCTCATGAGTTCCATG GTCCCAAGGTGGAGGCTGTTGAGGCCGACTGA
- the LOC18776262 gene encoding lysM domain-containing GPI-anchored protein 1 isoform X2, with the protein MMRSNQLEQLLVFIFILSPTLLVLVTHAKSTIEACSSSDSCTSLLSYIVPWDSKFSEIAYRFQVNVFDVLAANSINLTIPSPGNQILQAKSLLKIPNSCACVDGIRRSIIAYTVKAADSLDLISQGYGGLVSAEQIRTMNGIGPKNPLTSGQSIMIQLPCTCFNNTNNGVASVYMSYVVQSGESLSSIGLEFGATLMELVSINGLDQPRVDPGDTLAIPFSACSSANLNWYNESLIVPNGSTALTANDCIKCFCRPSSLKLHCSPSGIVGPCSHLQCKESDLFIGDVSIQQNAIGCNVSTCLYRGHNGRKIFRSLENSTHANCSDGEDYSAGSAEQSPNPIVPCISLSPSPLPSAHPPMGVSAYGPSSTHNPNIPNYSTLLTHAPSYSLLVVLFFFL; encoded by the exons ATGATGAGATCAAACCAGCTTGAGCAACTTCTTGTTTTCATCTTCATTCTTTCCCCAACACTGCTAGTACTAGTAACACATGCCAAGTCCACAATAGAAGCATGCTCCTCTTCAGACTCCTGcacctctcttctctcctacATTGTCCCTTGGGACTCAAAATTCTCTGAGATTGCTTACCGCTTCCAAGTCAATGTCTTTGATGTCTTGGCTGCAAACTCCATTAACTTGACCATTCCATCACCAGGCAACCAAATTCTGCAGGCAAAATCTCTGCTCAAAATTCCCAATTCGTGTGCTTGCGTGGATGGGATCAGACGGTCTATAATAGCCTACACTGTGAAGGCAGCTGACAGCTTGGATCTGATATCACAAGGGTATGGGGGGCTTGTTAGTGCAGAACAAATTAGGACCATGAATGGGATTGGTCCCAAGAATCCATTGACGAGCGGGCAGAGCATTATGATACAGTTGCCATGTACGTGCTTTAACAATACCAACAATGGGGTTGCCTCTGTGTACATGTCATATGTGGTGCAGAGTGGGGAGAGCTTGAGCAGCATTGGACTGGAATTTGGCGCAACTTTGATGGAGTTGGTGAGCATCAACGGCCTCGATCAACCGCGGGTCGATCCCGGAGACACATTGGCTATTCCATTTTCAG CATGTTCATCAGCAAATCTGAACTGGTACAATGAGAGCTTAATAGTTCCAAATGGTTCAACCGCCTTAACTGCCAACGACTGCATAAAGTGCTTCTGCAGACCAAGCAGTCTCAa GTTGCATTGTTCTCCATCCGGCATTGTCGGCCCATGCTCTCATCTGCAGTGCAAAGAATCTGATCTTTTCATTGGCGATGTGTCTATCCAACAAAATGCTATTGGTTGTAATGTCAGCACATGTCTGTATCGAGGCCACAATGGCCGCAAGATTTTCAGGAG TTTGGAAAATTCTACTCATGCCAACTGCTCAG ATGGAGAAGATTACAGCGCAGGGTCAGCAGAGCAATCTCCAAATCCTATAGTTCCATGTATATCACTATCTCCATCACCATTGCCATCTGCTCATCCACCTATGGGAGTAAGTGCTTATGGTCCTAGCAGCACACACAACCCAAACATTCCTAATTACAGCACATTGCTTACTCATGCTCCATCCTACAGTTTGTTGgttgttctctttttcttcttgtaa
- the LOC18777846 gene encoding uncharacterized protein LOC18777846 has translation MNRCAYEQNAMAGCEGMKMVDSVVCPKPRRLNIINPSLNDSIKPFRYFNQSEIGDPQAGSDELLDFLLTKGNCEERSSNQLASSPPFFCGSPPSRASNPVIQDEQFGNSSKMASFFPAPPSSLSARNGGCVRMKSGDKPVAVRIEGFDCLSRDRRNCSISAVA, from the exons ATGAACAGGTGCGCTTACGAGCAGAACGCCATGGCAGGTTGTGAGGGGATGAAGATGGTGGATTCAGTTGTGTGCCCAAAGCCACGTCGTTTGAACATCATAAATCCTTCCCTTAACGACTCCATCAAACCCTTCAGATATTTCAA CCAATCGGAAATCGGAGATCCTCAAGCAGGGTCTGATGAACTTCTGGATTTTCTTCTCACCAAG GGAAATTGTGAAGAGAGATCCAGTAACCAACTGGCTTCATCGCCACCATTTTTCTGTGGGTCTCCACCAAGCAGGGCATCAAACCCTGTAATCCAAGATGAGCAATTTGGCAACAGCAGCAAGATGGCTTCATTTTTTCCAGCACCGCCGTCTTCATTGTCTGCGCGCAACGGAGGGTGTGTTCGGATGAAATCAGGGGACAAGCCTGTTGCTGTGCGCATTGAAGGGTTTGATTGTCTTAGCAGGGACCGCAGAAACTGCAGCATCTCTGCTGTAGCTTAG